A portion of the Krasilnikovia cinnamomea genome contains these proteins:
- the mdh gene encoding malate dehydrogenase — MGKKVTVVGAGFYGSTTAQRLAEYDIFDTVVLTDIVEGKPEGLALDLNQSRPVEGFETKVVGATTGPNGEGYEAIEGSDVVIITAGLPRKPGMSRMDLLGVNAKIVRQVSENVAKYAPNAVVIVVSNPLDEMTALAQIATQFPKNRVLGQAGMLDTARFTHFVAETLGVKVGAVQTLTLGSHGDTMVPVPSRCTVNGKPLSDLLPEDKIEELVTRTRNGGAEVVALLKTGSAYYAPSAAAARMAKAVAEDSGAVMPVCAWVDGDYGISGVYLGVEAEIGAEGVRRVVETKLTDSELAGLKEAAEAVRAKQADVADL, encoded by the coding sequence ATGGGCAAGAAGGTCACTGTCGTCGGCGCCGGCTTCTACGGATCCACGACCGCGCAGCGTCTGGCCGAGTACGACATCTTCGACACCGTGGTGCTCACCGACATCGTGGAGGGCAAGCCGGAGGGTCTCGCGCTGGACCTGAACCAGTCGCGGCCGGTCGAGGGCTTCGAGACCAAGGTCGTCGGCGCCACCACCGGCCCGAACGGTGAGGGCTACGAGGCCATCGAGGGCTCGGACGTCGTCATCATCACCGCCGGGCTGCCCCGCAAGCCGGGGATGAGCCGGATGGACCTGCTCGGCGTCAACGCCAAGATCGTTCGCCAGGTCTCCGAGAACGTCGCCAAGTACGCCCCGAACGCCGTGGTCATCGTGGTCTCGAACCCGCTGGACGAGATGACCGCGTTGGCCCAGATCGCCACCCAGTTCCCGAAGAACCGGGTTCTCGGCCAGGCCGGCATGCTGGACACGGCCCGGTTCACCCACTTCGTCGCCGAGACCCTCGGCGTCAAGGTGGGCGCGGTGCAGACCCTGACCCTCGGCTCGCACGGCGACACGATGGTGCCCGTACCCAGCCGGTGCACGGTCAACGGCAAGCCGCTGTCCGACCTGCTGCCCGAAGACAAGATCGAGGAGCTGGTCACCCGGACCCGCAACGGCGGCGCCGAGGTGGTGGCCCTGCTCAAGACCGGCTCGGCGTACTACGCGCCGTCCGCCGCCGCCGCCCGCATGGCCAAGGCGGTCGCGGAGGACTCCGGCGCGGTCATGCCGGTCTGCGCCTGGGTCGACGGCGACTACGGCATCTCGGGCGTCTACCTGGGCGTGGAGGCCGAGATCGGCGCCGAGGGCGTGCGCCGGGTGGTCGAGACGAAGCTTACCGACTCCGAGCTGGCGGGCCTCAAGGAGGCCGCCGAGGCCGTCCGCGCCAAGCAGGCCGACGTCGCCGACCTCTGA
- a CDS encoding NADP-dependent isocitrate dehydrogenase produces the protein MAKIKVKNPVVELDGDEMTRIIWKQIREQLILPYLDVDLEYYDLSIQHRDETDDQVTIDAANAIKRHGVGVKCATITPDEARVDEFGLKKMWRSPNGTIRNILGGVVFREPIIMSNVPRLVPGWTKPIVIGRHAHGDQYKATDFVTPKAGKLTMTFTPDDGSAPMEFHVADFPGGGVGQAMYNFDQSIRDFARASFRYGLARNYPVYLSTKNTILKAYDGRFKDLFAEIFETEFAEDFKAAGITYEHRLIDDMVAAAMKWEGGYVWACKNYDGDVQSDTVAQGFGSLGLMTSVLMTPDGKTVEAEAAHGTVTRHYRQWQKGEKTSTNPIASIFAWTGGLKHRGKLDGTPAVTEFAEAVERVCVETVESGQMTKDLALLISRDAPWLTTDEFMNALEANLAGKLG, from the coding sequence ATGGCGAAAATCAAGGTCAAAAACCCGGTCGTGGAGCTCGACGGCGACGAGATGACTCGGATCATCTGGAAGCAGATCCGTGAGCAGCTGATCCTGCCCTACCTCGACGTCGACCTCGAGTACTACGACCTGTCGATCCAGCACCGAGACGAGACCGACGACCAGGTCACGATCGACGCGGCGAACGCCATCAAGCGGCACGGCGTCGGCGTGAAGTGCGCCACGATCACCCCGGACGAGGCCCGGGTGGACGAGTTCGGCCTGAAGAAGATGTGGCGCTCCCCGAACGGGACGATCCGCAACATCCTCGGCGGCGTCGTCTTCCGCGAGCCGATCATCATGTCGAACGTACCCCGGCTGGTACCCGGCTGGACCAAGCCGATCGTCATCGGCCGGCACGCCCACGGCGACCAGTACAAGGCCACCGACTTTGTCACGCCCAAGGCGGGCAAGCTGACGATGACCTTCACCCCGGACGACGGCTCGGCGCCCATGGAGTTCCACGTCGCCGACTTCCCGGGCGGTGGTGTCGGCCAGGCCATGTACAACTTCGACCAGTCCATCCGCGACTTCGCCCGCGCCTCGTTCCGGTACGGCCTGGCCCGCAACTACCCGGTCTACCTGTCGACGAAGAACACGATCCTCAAGGCGTACGACGGCCGGTTCAAGGACCTGTTCGCGGAGATCTTCGAGACGGAGTTCGCGGAGGATTTCAAGGCCGCTGGGATCACCTACGAGCACCGGCTGATCGACGACATGGTCGCCGCCGCGATGAAGTGGGAGGGCGGCTACGTCTGGGCCTGCAAGAACTACGACGGTGACGTGCAGTCCGACACCGTGGCCCAGGGCTTCGGCTCGCTCGGCCTGATGACCTCGGTGCTGATGACCCCGGACGGCAAGACCGTCGAGGCCGAGGCCGCCCACGGCACCGTCACCCGGCACTACCGGCAGTGGCAGAAGGGCGAGAAGACCTCGACCAACCCGATCGCCTCGATCTTCGCCTGGACCGGTGGCCTCAAGCACCGCGGCAAGCTGGACGGCACCCCGGCGGTCACCGAGTTCGCCGAGGCCGTCGAGCGGGTCTGCGTCGAGACCGTCGAGAGTGGTCAGATGACCAAGGACCTGGCGCTGCTCATCTCCCGCGACGCGCCGTGGCTGACCACCGACGAGTTCATGAACGCGCTCGAGGCGAACCTGGCGGGCAAGCTCGGCTGA
- a CDS encoding bifunctional methylenetetrahydrofolate dehydrogenase/methenyltetrahydrofolate cyclohydrolase, which yields MTATILDGKAAAAAIKEDLLQRVKALGERGVVPGLGTVLVGDDPGSHAYVTGKHRDCAEVGIASIRRDLPADATQEQVEAVVAELNANPDCHGYIVQLPLPKHLDTQRVLERIDPDKDADGLHPVNLGRLVLGYDGPLPCTPRGIVHLLRRYDIALKGAEVTVVGRGTTVGRPLGLLLTRKSENATVTLCHTGTVDLAAHTRAADIVIAAVGVPGLITADMVKPGATVVDVGLTRVVGEDGKGRYTGDVAPGVREVAGAVVPMPGGIGPMTRAMLLTNVVERAEWHTSR from the coding sequence GTGACGGCGACGATTCTGGACGGCAAGGCCGCCGCGGCGGCGATCAAGGAAGACCTGCTCCAGCGGGTCAAGGCTCTCGGGGAGCGCGGCGTCGTCCCGGGGCTCGGCACGGTGCTGGTCGGTGACGACCCGGGCTCACACGCGTACGTGACCGGCAAGCACCGCGACTGCGCCGAGGTCGGCATCGCCTCGATCCGGCGCGACCTGCCCGCCGACGCCACCCAGGAGCAGGTCGAGGCGGTCGTCGCGGAGCTGAACGCGAACCCGGACTGCCACGGCTACATCGTGCAGTTGCCGCTGCCCAAGCACCTGGACACCCAGCGCGTCCTGGAGCGGATCGACCCCGACAAGGACGCCGACGGCCTGCACCCGGTGAACCTGGGTCGCCTGGTCCTCGGCTACGACGGTCCGCTGCCGTGCACCCCACGCGGCATCGTGCACCTGCTGCGCCGCTACGACATCGCGCTGAAGGGCGCCGAGGTGACCGTGGTGGGGCGCGGCACGACGGTCGGCCGCCCGCTGGGGCTGCTGCTGACCCGCAAGAGCGAGAACGCCACCGTGACCCTGTGTCACACCGGCACGGTCGACCTCGCCGCCCACACCCGGGCCGCGGACATCGTGATCGCCGCGGTCGGCGTGCCCGGGTTGATCACCGCCGACATGGTCAAGCCCGGTGCCACGGTCGTCGATGTCGGGCTCACCCGGGTCGTCGGGGAGGACGGCAAGGGCCGGTACACCGGCGACGTGGCGCCCGGGGTCCGTGAGGTGGCCGGGGCGGTGGTGCCGATGCCCGGCGGGATCGGCCCGATGACCCGGGCGATGCTGCTCACCAACGTGGTGGAGCGCGCCGAGTGGCACACCTCCCGCTGA
- the purN gene encoding phosphoribosylglycinamide formyltransferase: MRDPAPARLVVLVSGSGSNLQALLDAATDPAYGARVVAVGADRDGIAGLDRAAAAGVPTFVDAVKAYPSREDWDAALTAHVAEHKPDLVISAGFLKLVGPEFLAAFGDRYINTHNALLPGFPGIHGPRDALAYGVKIAGATLFFVDSGVDTGPIIAQVSVPVLDDDTEETLTERIKEAERRQLVEQVGRLVREGWTITGRKVTIP, from the coding sequence GTGAGAGACCCCGCGCCCGCCCGCCTGGTCGTCCTCGTCTCCGGCTCCGGCAGCAACTTGCAGGCCCTGCTCGACGCGGCCACCGACCCCGCGTACGGGGCCCGCGTCGTCGCGGTCGGCGCCGACCGCGACGGCATCGCCGGGCTCGACCGTGCCGCGGCGGCCGGCGTGCCCACGTTCGTCGACGCGGTCAAGGCCTACCCGTCGCGCGAGGACTGGGACGCGGCGCTGACCGCGCATGTTGCCGAGCATAAGCCTGATCTGGTCATCTCGGCCGGCTTCCTCAAACTCGTCGGCCCGGAGTTCCTGGCTGCCTTCGGCGACCGGTACATCAACACCCACAACGCGCTGCTGCCCGGCTTCCCGGGCATCCACGGCCCGCGCGACGCCCTCGCGTACGGGGTGAAGATCGCGGGGGCGACCCTGTTCTTCGTCGACTCCGGTGTCGACACCGGACCCATCATCGCCCAGGTCAGCGTGCCCGTGCTCGACGACGACACGGAGGAGACGCTGACCGAGCGGATCAAGGAAGCGGAGCGCCGCCAGCTCGTCGAGCAGGTCGGCCGGCTGGTCCGCGAGGGCTGGACCATCACGGGAAGAAAGGTCACCATCCCATGA
- a CDS encoding pentapeptide repeat-containing protein has translation MEVVRNERFSAKDWALVEWDRAHYEDCAFHDVDFSEARLTGCTFAHCHFGNVRFNAAELMTCAIVQSQFQRCSFFDARLTECKLTGSQFVDCGLRPLTVEGGDFSFVSLRGQNLTAAKLGALRLREADLTGADLTRVDLRGADLSGAQLKDVVLKGADLRGADLGGVALRGVDVTGAKIDLAQAALFATAYGAVVGD, from the coding sequence ATGGAGGTCGTCCGCAACGAGCGCTTCTCCGCCAAGGACTGGGCCCTGGTCGAGTGGGACCGCGCGCACTACGAGGACTGCGCGTTCCACGACGTGGACTTCTCCGAGGCGCGGCTCACCGGCTGCACGTTCGCGCACTGCCACTTCGGCAACGTCCGCTTCAACGCGGCGGAGCTGATGACGTGCGCGATCGTGCAGTCGCAGTTCCAGCGGTGCTCGTTCTTCGACGCCCGGCTGACCGAGTGCAAGCTCACCGGCAGCCAGTTCGTCGACTGCGGACTGCGGCCGCTGACGGTCGAGGGCGGCGACTTCTCGTTCGTGTCCCTGCGCGGCCAGAACCTGACCGCGGCGAAGCTGGGCGCGCTGCGCCTGCGCGAGGCGGACCTGACCGGCGCCGACCTGACCCGGGTCGATCTGCGCGGCGCCGACCTGTCCGGCGCGCAGCTCAAGGACGTCGTGCTCAAGGGCGCGGACCTGCGCGGGGCGGACCTGGGCGGGGTGGCGCTGCGCGGGGTGGACGTAACCGGCGCGAAGATCGATCTGGCGCAGGCGGCGCTGTTCGCGACCGCGTACGGTGCGGTGGTCGGCGACTGA
- the purH gene encoding bifunctional phosphoribosylaminoimidazolecarboxamide formyltransferase/IMP cyclohydrolase translates to MTDEGRRPLRRALLSVYDKTGLVELAQALHAAGVQIVSTGSTAATVADAGVPVTRVEDLTGFPECLDGRVKTLHPRVHAGLLADLRLPAHAEQLADLGVEPFDLLVSNLYPFTATVASGASEDECVEQIDIGGPAMVRAAAKNHASVAVVTSVAAYPLILAALADGGFTLAQRKLLASRAFADIAEYDVAVANWCATTLSPAEWPEFAGLALRRDTALRYGENPHQQAALYVDPAAPAGLAQAEQLHGKEMSYNNYVDADAAWRSANDFAEPCVSIIKHANPCGIAVGVDVAEAHRKAHACDPTSAFGGVIAVNREVTVELAQQVAEIFTEVIVAPSFAPEAVEVLREKKNLRVLVAPPWSPAPAEIRQVGGGILVQTADRIDAPGDDPAGWTLATGAPASPEVLRDLAFAWRAIRSVKSNAILLAHDGATVGVGMGQVNRVDAAHLAVSRAGAERARGSVAASDAFFPFPDGLEVLIAAGISAVVQPGGSVRDNLVIEAAQKAGLTVYLTGTRHFFH, encoded by the coding sequence ATGACCGACGAGGGTCGCCGTCCGCTGCGGCGGGCACTGCTGAGCGTGTACGACAAGACCGGCCTGGTCGAGCTCGCGCAGGCCCTGCACGCCGCCGGGGTGCAGATCGTCTCCACCGGCAGCACCGCCGCCACCGTGGCGGACGCGGGGGTTCCGGTGACCCGGGTGGAGGACCTCACCGGCTTCCCGGAGTGCCTGGACGGCCGGGTCAAGACGCTGCACCCGCGGGTGCACGCCGGTCTGCTGGCCGACCTGCGGCTGCCCGCGCACGCCGAGCAACTCGCCGACCTGGGGGTGGAGCCGTTCGACCTGCTGGTGTCGAACCTGTACCCGTTCACCGCTACCGTGGCGTCGGGCGCCTCCGAGGACGAGTGCGTCGAGCAGATCGACATCGGCGGGCCCGCCATGGTGCGCGCGGCCGCCAAGAACCACGCCTCCGTGGCGGTGGTGACCTCGGTGGCGGCGTACCCGCTGATCCTGGCGGCCCTCGCCGATGGCGGCTTCACCCTCGCCCAGCGCAAGCTGCTGGCGTCCCGCGCGTTCGCGGACATCGCCGAGTACGACGTGGCCGTCGCGAACTGGTGCGCCACCACTCTCTCCCCGGCGGAGTGGCCCGAGTTCGCGGGCCTGGCGCTGCGCCGTGACACCGCCCTGCGCTACGGCGAGAACCCGCACCAGCAGGCCGCCCTGTACGTGGACCCGGCCGCCCCGGCGGGCCTGGCCCAGGCGGAGCAGTTGCACGGCAAGGAGATGTCGTACAACAACTACGTGGACGCCGACGCCGCGTGGCGCTCGGCCAACGACTTCGCCGAGCCGTGTGTGTCGATCATCAAGCATGCGAACCCGTGCGGCATCGCGGTGGGCGTGGACGTCGCCGAGGCGCACCGCAAGGCCCACGCCTGCGACCCGACGTCCGCGTTCGGCGGGGTCATCGCGGTCAACCGTGAGGTCACGGTGGAGCTCGCGCAGCAGGTCGCGGAGATCTTCACCGAGGTGATCGTCGCGCCGTCGTTCGCCCCGGAGGCGGTCGAGGTGCTGCGCGAGAAGAAGAACCTGCGGGTGCTGGTCGCGCCGCCGTGGTCGCCCGCGCCCGCGGAGATCCGCCAGGTCGGTGGCGGGATCCTCGTGCAGACCGCGGACCGGATCGACGCGCCCGGCGACGACCCGGCCGGGTGGACCCTGGCCACCGGGGCGCCGGCCTCCCCCGAGGTGCTGCGGGATCTGGCGTTCGCGTGGCGGGCGATCCGGTCGGTGAAGAGCAACGCGATCCTGCTGGCACACGACGGCGCCACGGTCGGCGTGGGCATGGGCCAGGTCAACCGGGTGGACGCCGCGCACCTCGCGGTGTCGCGGGCGGGCGCCGAACGGGCCCGGGGCAGCGTGGCCGCGTCGGACGCGTTCTTCCCGTTCCCGGACGGCCTGGAGGTGCTGATCGCCGCGGGGATCTCGGCGGTGGTGCAGCCGGGCGGCTCGGTCCGGGACAACCTGGTCATCGAGGCGGCGCAGAAGGCGGGACTGACCGTCTACCTCACCGGCACCCGGCACTTCTTCCACTGA
- the adhE gene encoding bifunctional acetaldehyde-CoA/alcohol dehydrogenase, with the protein MSDTNAMVDELVRGAEKALSDYADFTQEQVDHIVGKASVAAIHHHGRLAQLAVAETGRGVLEDKAVKNIFAAEHVTHSMAGLKTVGVVRRDDIDGIVEIADPVGVVCGLTPVTNPTSTVIFKALLALKTRNPIVFAFHPHAQRCSAEAARVVREAAVAAGAPENCVQWIDEPSLAATQALMHHDGVSVILATGGNAMVRAAYSAGKPALGVGAGNVPAYVHATADVGRAVHDIVLSKTFDNGMICASEQAVILDSAIAAQALDEFRRLHAHVASPHEKALLERFLFPPDGDGADCAGGTLNTAVVGQSAAWIAAQAGFAVPEDTSVLLAGIGEVGPAEPLSREKLCPVLALLHADTQEQGFAYAEQMVEFHGLGHSAVIHTCDAAVAEAYGHRVKAVRVIWNAPASHGGIGDIYNAYLPSLTLGCGSYGHTSVSNNVSALNLLNIKRIGRRTNNLQWFKVPPKVYFEPNAIRYLRDMPGVRRVTVVTDATMTRLGYVHRVSTVLRERGEPVTIQVIDNVEPEPSIDTVRRGAEVMREFRPDTIVALGGGSPIDAAKVMWLLYEHPDVDFADLREKFFDVRKRAFRFPAPGALARLVCVPTTSGTGAEVTPFAVITDTVTGQKYPLADYALTPSVAIVDPELTADLPAVVTADSGFDALTHATEAYVSVYANDFTDGLALHAIRLIFENLERAVRDGGADPRAREKMHNAGTVAGMAFGNAFLGIVHAMAHTLGATFRIAHGRTNAILLPHAIRYNGTVPAKLTAWPKYERYTAPERFQEIARALGLPADTPEQGVESYAAAVERLRDAVGIPPSFRAAGVAEQAFLAALPQQAMNAYLDQCAPANPRMPMLDDMQALMRAAYYGPAGKL; encoded by the coding sequence ATGTCGGACACGAACGCCATGGTGGACGAACTGGTGCGTGGCGCGGAGAAGGCTTTGTCCGACTATGCGGATTTCACCCAGGAGCAGGTCGACCACATCGTCGGCAAGGCGTCCGTGGCGGCCATCCACCACCACGGCCGGCTGGCCCAGCTCGCGGTCGCGGAGACCGGCCGCGGGGTGCTGGAGGACAAGGCCGTCAAGAACATCTTCGCGGCCGAGCACGTCACGCACAGCATGGCCGGGCTCAAGACGGTCGGGGTGGTGCGCCGCGACGACATCGACGGCATCGTGGAGATCGCCGACCCGGTCGGTGTGGTGTGCGGGCTCACCCCGGTCACCAACCCCACCTCGACGGTCATCTTCAAGGCGCTGCTGGCGCTGAAGACCCGCAACCCGATCGTCTTCGCGTTCCACCCCCACGCGCAGCGGTGCAGCGCCGAGGCGGCCCGGGTGGTGCGCGAGGCGGCCGTGGCGGCGGGCGCGCCGGAGAACTGCGTGCAGTGGATCGACGAGCCGTCGCTGGCCGCGACGCAGGCGCTGATGCACCACGACGGCGTGTCGGTGATCCTGGCGACCGGCGGCAACGCGATGGTGCGGGCCGCGTACTCGGCGGGCAAGCCCGCGTTGGGCGTGGGCGCGGGCAACGTCCCCGCCTACGTGCACGCCACCGCGGACGTGGGCCGCGCGGTGCACGACATCGTGCTGTCCAAGACATTCGACAACGGGATGATCTGCGCCTCCGAGCAGGCCGTCATCCTGGACTCCGCCATCGCGGCGCAGGCGCTTGACGAGTTCCGGCGGCTGCACGCGCACGTCGCCAGCCCGCACGAGAAGGCGCTGCTCGAACGCTTCCTCTTCCCGCCGGACGGCGACGGGGCCGACTGCGCGGGCGGCACCCTGAACACCGCGGTCGTCGGGCAGTCCGCGGCGTGGATCGCCGCCCAGGCCGGGTTCGCGGTGCCCGAGGACACCTCGGTCCTGCTGGCCGGGATCGGCGAGGTCGGCCCGGCCGAGCCGCTGAGCCGCGAGAAGCTGTGCCCCGTCCTCGCGCTGCTCCACGCCGACACCCAGGAGCAGGGCTTTGCGTACGCCGAGCAGATGGTGGAGTTCCACGGCCTGGGCCACAGCGCCGTCATCCACACCTGCGACGCCGCGGTCGCCGAGGCGTACGGGCACCGGGTGAAGGCGGTCCGGGTGATCTGGAACGCGCCCGCCTCGCACGGCGGCATCGGCGACATCTACAACGCCTACCTGCCCTCGCTGACGCTGGGCTGCGGCAGCTACGGCCACACCTCGGTGTCCAACAACGTGTCGGCGCTGAACCTGCTGAACATCAAGCGGATCGGGCGGCGTACGAACAACCTGCAGTGGTTCAAGGTGCCGCCGAAGGTCTACTTCGAACCGAACGCGATCCGCTACCTGCGCGACATGCCCGGCGTCCGCCGGGTCACCGTGGTCACCGACGCCACCATGACCCGGCTCGGGTACGTGCACCGGGTCAGCACCGTGCTGCGCGAGCGCGGCGAGCCGGTCACCATCCAGGTCATCGACAACGTCGAACCGGAACCCAGCATCGACACGGTCCGCCGGGGCGCGGAGGTGATGCGGGAGTTCCGGCCGGACACCATCGTCGCGCTCGGCGGCGGCTCGCCGATCGACGCGGCCAAGGTGATGTGGCTGCTCTACGAGCACCCGGACGTCGACTTCGCCGACCTGCGGGAGAAGTTCTTCGACGTGCGCAAGCGCGCGTTCCGCTTCCCCGCGCCGGGGGCGCTGGCCCGGCTGGTGTGCGTGCCGACGACCTCGGGCACGGGCGCCGAGGTGACCCCGTTCGCGGTCATCACGGACACGGTCACCGGGCAGAAGTACCCGCTGGCCGACTACGCGCTGACGCCCAGCGTGGCGATCGTGGACCCGGAACTGACCGCGGACCTGCCTGCCGTGGTGACGGCCGACAGCGGGTTCGACGCGCTGACCCACGCCACCGAGGCGTACGTGTCGGTGTACGCCAACGACTTCACCGACGGGCTGGCGTTGCATGCGATCCGGCTCATCTTCGAGAACCTGGAACGGGCGGTCCGCGACGGCGGGGCGGACCCGCGGGCGCGGGAGAAGATGCACAACGCCGGGACGGTCGCGGGCATGGCGTTCGGCAACGCGTTTCTCGGCATCGTGCACGCCATGGCGCACACCCTGGGTGCCACGTTCCGCATCGCACACGGGCGCACGAACGCGATCCTGCTGCCCCACGCGATCCGGTACAACGGCACGGTTCCGGCCAAGCTGACGGCCTGGCCCAAGTACGAGCGGTACACCGCGCCGGAGCGGTTCCAGGAGATCGCCCGGGCCCTGGGCCTGCCCGCGGACACCCCGGAGCAGGGGGTGGAGTCGTACGCGGCCGCGGTCGAGCGGTTGCGCGACGCGGTGGGCATCCCGCCGTCGTTCCGGGCCGCCGGCGTGGCCGAGCAGGCGTTCCTGGCGGCCCTGCCGCAGCAGGCGATGAACGCCTACCTGGACCAGTGCGCCCCGGCCAACCCGCGGATGCCGATGCTGGACGACATGCAGGCGTTGATGCGGGCGGCGTACTACGGCCCGGCCGGCAAACTATGA
- a CDS encoding alkaline phosphatase D family protein, with protein MSLSSFSFPVSRRRFVAGAAAVAAGPLLITHDGGYARIRNGLGARVPAGVFTLGVASGDPLPDGVVLWTRLAPQPTTGGGMPTQNVAVDWEVAEDPGFSRIVQRGSATATPEYAHSVHVEVRGLRPDAVYHYRFKAGDQISPVGRTRTAPAADARPSRLRFAFASCQDYQAGYYTAYQHLAAEDLAFVAFLGDYIYEGAPNPAAIRRHEGTGEPTGLVQYRNRHARYRTDPDLQAAHAAFPWIVTLDDHEIDNNWADEIPQDPDQQSPSAFRARRTAAFQAYYEHMPLRRSSLPSGLDMQVYRRLRFGTLASVHVLDTRQYRSDQPGTLAGAQDPTLTMTGADQEHWLTEGLRSSGGTWNLLANQVMWAQNDRRAGPEQVFDYDNWDGYRVQRRRLLELFGTGQVANPVVLTGDRHCTWVCDLRPDFDDPASPVVGAELTGTSVSSGGNPDVAAFHATYDPIMRESPHWRYIDNRRGYVVCDVDAQRLLSSLRVVDTVWAPTATVRTAAQFVAEAGRPGIAEVDEQVAPATGTPLLGPVYDVHDDQHSFPLRP; from the coding sequence ATGTCGTTGTCCAGCTTCTCCTTCCCCGTCAGCCGCCGCCGCTTCGTCGCGGGCGCCGCCGCCGTCGCCGCGGGCCCCCTGCTGATCACCCACGACGGCGGGTACGCGCGCATCCGCAACGGCCTCGGCGCCCGCGTACCCGCCGGCGTCTTCACCCTCGGCGTCGCCTCCGGCGACCCGCTGCCGGACGGCGTGGTGCTCTGGACCCGCCTGGCCCCGCAACCCACCACCGGCGGCGGGATGCCCACCCAGAACGTGGCGGTGGACTGGGAGGTCGCCGAGGACCCGGGCTTCAGCCGGATCGTCCAGCGCGGCTCGGCCACCGCCACCCCCGAGTACGCCCACTCGGTGCACGTCGAGGTGCGGGGCCTGCGCCCCGACGCGGTCTACCACTACCGGTTCAAGGCCGGCGACCAGATCTCGCCGGTGGGCCGCACCCGGACCGCACCGGCGGCCGACGCCCGGCCGTCTCGGCTGCGCTTCGCGTTCGCGAGCTGCCAGGACTACCAGGCCGGGTACTACACCGCGTACCAGCACCTGGCCGCCGAGGACCTGGCGTTCGTGGCGTTCCTCGGCGACTACATCTACGAGGGCGCACCCAATCCGGCCGCGATCCGCCGCCACGAGGGCACGGGCGAGCCGACCGGGCTCGTGCAGTACCGCAACCGGCACGCGCGGTACCGGACCGACCCGGACCTGCAGGCCGCGCATGCCGCGTTCCCGTGGATCGTGACGCTCGACGACCACGAGATCGACAACAACTGGGCCGACGAGATCCCGCAGGACCCCGACCAGCAGTCGCCGTCGGCGTTCCGGGCCCGCCGGACCGCCGCGTTCCAGGCGTACTACGAGCACATGCCGCTGCGCCGCAGCTCACTGCCCTCGGGTCTGGACATGCAGGTGTACCGGCGGCTGCGGTTCGGGACCCTGGCCAGCGTGCACGTTCTGGACACCCGCCAGTACCGCAGCGACCAGCCGGGCACCCTGGCCGGCGCACAGGACCCCACGCTGACCATGACCGGGGCGGACCAGGAGCACTGGTTGACCGAGGGTCTGCGCAGCTCCGGGGGCACCTGGAACCTGCTGGCCAACCAGGTGATGTGGGCGCAGAACGACCGCAGGGCCGGGCCGGAGCAGGTCTTCGACTACGACAACTGGGACGGCTACCGGGTCCAGCGGCGGCGGCTGCTGGAGCTGTTCGGCACCGGGCAGGTCGCGAACCCGGTGGTACTCACCGGCGACCGGCACTGCACGTGGGTCTGCGACCTGCGGCCCGACTTCGACGATCCCGCGTCACCGGTGGTCGGCGCCGAGCTCACCGGCACGTCGGTCAGCTCGGGCGGAAACCCCGACGTGGCCGCGTTCCATGCCACGTACGACCCGATCATGCGGGAGAGCCCGCACTGGCGCTACATCGACAACCGGCGCGGCTACGTCGTCTGCGACGTGGACGCCCAGCGCCTGCTGAGCAGCCTGCGCGTGGTCGACACGGTGTGGGCGCCCACCGCCACCGTGCGCACGGCCGCGCAGTTCGTGGCGGAGGCGGGGCGGCCGGGCATCGCGGAGGTCGACGAACAGGTCGCGCCCGCCACCGGCACCCCGCTGCTCGGGCCGGTCTACGACGTCCACGACGACCAGCACAGCTTCCCGTTGCGGCCGTAG